A stretch of the Lactuca sativa cultivar Salinas chromosome 9, Lsat_Salinas_v11, whole genome shotgun sequence genome encodes the following:
- the LOC111915063 gene encoding mRNA-decapping enzyme subunit 2 yields MSSAGLPRSSSAPLKDGIPPKELLDDLCSRFVLNVPKEDQQSFERILFLVEYAHWFYEDNSVENNPSLKSFTLKEFTSLMFNSCDVLKPYVPHIDDIFKDFTSYKVRVPVTGAIILDQTYERCVLVKGWKGTSWSFPRGKKNKDEEDDACAIREVLEETGFNVSKLINKDEFIEMTFGPQRVRLYIVGGVKDDTTFAPQTKKEISEIAWQRLDELQPANRDVISRSVAGLKLYMVAPFLKSLRSWISSHQPPIAPKPDTPARAMSVWKARGSSSGTNLVMTETPSNNNPVSVSVSVSNSSEKVGPGRSFRSFQFNSGPILQAIESAFL; encoded by the exons ATGTCGTCAGCTGGGCTTCCTAGATCTTCGAGTGCTCCTTTGAAAGACGGCATCCCTCCTAAAGAACTCCTCGACGATCTCTGCAG TCGCTTTGTTCTGAATGTGCCCAAAGAAGATCAACAATCATTTGAAAGGATCTTGTTTCTTGTGGAGTATGCACATTGGTTCTATGAAGACAATTCTGTAGAAAATAATCCATCTTTGAAGTCATTCACTCTTAAGGAATTTACATCTTTAA TGTTCAACAGTTGTGATGTTCTAAAGCCTTATGTCCCACATATAGATGACATATTCAAAGATTTCACATCATACAAGGTTCGAGTTCCTGTAACAGGGGCAATTATTTTGGATCAAACATACGAAAGg TGTGTACTAGTAAAAGGATGGAAAGGAACAAGTTGGAGTTTTCCAAGAGGGAAAAAGAACAAAGATGAGGAAGATGATGCTTGTGCTATCAGAGaa GTTCTTGAAGAAACAGGATTTAATGTTTCAAAACTTATTAACAAAGATGAGTTCATTGAAATGACATTTGGGCCCCAAAGGGTGCGACTTTACATAGTTGGAGGTGTGAAAGATGATACAACATTTGCCCCTCAAACCAAAAAAGAGATCAGT GAAATTGCATGGCAGAGGCTTGATGAACTTCAACCAGCAAATCGAGATGTAATTTCACGAAGTGTAGCTGGTCTTAAGCTTTACATGGTTGCTCCATTTTTAAA ATCTTTGAGATCATGGATTTCTTCACATCAGCCTCCAATTGCACCAAAACCAGATACACCTGCTAGAG CAATGAGTGTGTGGAAGGCAAGGGGGAGTTCTTCGGGGACCAATTTAGTGATGACAGAGACTCCATCAAACAATAACCcggtttcggtttcggtttcggtttcaAATTCATCAGAGAAGGTGGGCCCGGGTCGAAGCTTCAGGAGCTTTCAATTCAATAGTGGGCCCATATTGCAAGCGATTGAAAGTGCCTTCTTGTGA
- the LOC111915064 gene encoding double-stranded RNA-binding protein 6, whose translation MYKNQLQELAQRSCFNLPSYTCIREGPDHAPRFKAAVNFNGETYESPNYCTTLRQAEHSAAEVALNELACRGPSNSLAARILDETGVYKNLLQEVSQRVGASLPTYTTFRSGLGHLPVFTCTVELAGCIFTGEPAKNKKQAEKNAAMSAWSSLKLLTQQSESLSLQKGNTEEQEHVIVARALQKFRLKARMTNIPFPIRFPVPKPKTHSTQPPPSTTSKILPLICPKMAQTRRKDNNAPQKQFGVPTTNELSPSPSPPPPPDHRVHKFPAIGAAPYIPVRHFRPTHCGIAPPVTIRNTIPVFSAPPLPPPRMPGAPPQFGRPPAMCGGGGGAPPVTIRQAVPAFSGESKENVGASVMKPVAMSALVTEDKESKSKLGEAPTGNEEASVSKSLEPGFKGLQI comes from the exons ATGTATAAGAACCAGCTGCAAGAGCTGGCCCAGAGGAGCTGCTTTAATTTGCCGTCGTATACCTGCATAAGAGAAGGTCCAGATCACGCACCGCGGTTCAAGGCGGCTGTTAATTTTAACGGCGAGACGTATGAGAGCCCTAACTACTGCACGACTTTGAGGCAGGCGGAGCACTCTGCCGCGGAGGTGGCTCTTAATGAACTTGCGTGTCGAGGTCCTTCTAATTCTTTGGCTGCTAGGATACTG GATGAAACCGGAGTGTACAAGAATCTTTTGCAAGAGGTTTCTCAAAGGGTAGGGGCGTCATTACCAACATACACAACTTTTAGATCAGGCCTTGGCCATTTGCCTGTTTTCACCTGCACTGTAGAATTGGCTGGCTGTATATTTACAGGAGAACCAGCCAAAAACAAGAAACAAGCTGAAAAGAATGCTGCCATGTCAGCATGGTCTTCTCTAAAACTTT TAACACAGCAATCAGAAAGCTTGTCATTGCAAAAAGGAAACACAGAAGAGCAAGAGCATGTTATTGTGGCACGTGCTTTACAAAAATTCAGATTAAAAGCTAGAATGACTAATATACCCTTCCCAATCCGTTTTCCAGTTCCAAAACCAAAAACACACTCCACACAACCTCCTCCCTCCACAACTTCAAAAATCCTTCCTTTAATTTGCCCCAAAATGGCTCAAACCCGTCGAAAAGACAATAACGCCCCTCAAAAGCAATTTGGAGTTCCCACCACCAACGAACTGTCACCGTCACCATCACCGCCACCGCCACCGGACCACCGCGTGCACAAGTTTCCGGCGATCGGAGCCGCACCGTATATCCCTGTCCGTCACTTCCGGCCGACTCATTGCGGAATCGCGCCACCGGTGACTATCCGCAACACGATCCCCGTCTTCTCCGCTCCGCCGCTTCCGCCGCCACGTATGCCCGGAGCACCGCCGCAGTTTGGGAGGCCGCCAGCTATGTGTGGCGGTGGAGGTGGAGCACCGCCGGTCACCATCCGACAGGCGGTTCCTGCGTTCTCGGGTGAATCGAAGGAGAATGTTGGAGCTTCTGTGATGAAGCCGGTTGCCATGTCAGCATTAGTGACAGAAGATAAAGAGAGTAAAAGTAAATTAGGAGAAGCTCCAACAGGAAATGAAGAGGCTAGTGTTAGCAAGTCGCTAGAGCCTGGATTTAAGGGGCTACagatttga